The Bacteroidales bacterium genome window below encodes:
- a CDS encoding DUF5711 family protein, with amino-acid sequence MKKGLQIILNLIIFLLIAGFVWYMISSAGKEESSTVNVGTGTNEPFTSPYERIASFDLPEDVSRFEFHNDQLFISAGQSVYIYDTSGKQVGRFPVKPEVRDITVTGDNIYLLYPTEIEVYSYEGEKTHGWEACSDLSDYCSFTLAGDYIFVTDAANKNICKYTNEGNFVKFISSPVGFIIPSYSFDIETRNDTVFCVNSGRHLIETYTLDGKFISAFGGPGGEAGFFAGCCNPSYISFTSDGELITSEKGNPRISSYESNGKFKEVLLNSRLLGGGSEAYKVQTAGNRLFIAGKNKIVVYEKS; translated from the coding sequence ATGAAAAAAGGTCTTCAAATAATACTCAATCTCATCATATTCCTTCTTATCGCGGGCTTTGTATGGTATATGATATCCTCTGCCGGCAAGGAAGAATCATCTACGGTTAATGTCGGTACCGGAACAAACGAACCTTTTACCAGTCCTTATGAACGTATCGCTTCCTTTGACCTGCCCGAAGATGTCAGCCGTTTTGAGTTCCATAATGATCAGTTATTTATTTCGGCCGGACAATCGGTATATATCTATGATACGTCAGGTAAACAAGTGGGACGGTTCCCGGTCAAACCGGAAGTAAGGGATATTACCGTTACCGGAGATAACATATACTTGTTATATCCTACGGAAATAGAGGTATATTCATACGAAGGCGAAAAAACACACGGGTGGGAAGCATGTAGCGACCTGTCTGATTATTGTTCGTTCACTCTTGCCGGTGATTACATATTTGTAACCGATGCAGCGAATAAAAATATCTGTAAATACACGAATGAAGGTAACTTCGTGAAGTTCATCAGTAGCCCCGTGGGCTTTATTATTCCCAGTTATTCTTTCGATATCGAAACCCGTAATGATACCGTGTTTTGCGTGAATTCGGGCAGGCATCTGATCGAAACCTATACGTTGGATGGCAAGTTTATATCAGCTTTCGGAGGGCCGGGCGGCGAAGCCGGATTTTTTGCCGGATGCTGTAATCCGTCATATATATCATTCACATCCGATGGAGAATTGATCACCTCCGAAAAAGGCAATCCGAGAATCAGTTCCTACGAAAGTAACGGAAAATTTAAAGAAGTCCTGCTCAACAGCCGCTTATTGGGTGGTGGCAGCGAAGCCTATAAGGTTCAAACCGCCGGAAACCGGCTTTTTATTGCAGGAAAAAAT